In Arthrobacter sp. UKPF54-2, the following are encoded in one genomic region:
- a CDS encoding ADP-ribosylglycohydrolase family protein, translating into MKLTPLQNDRAAGVLVALAAGDALGAGYEFGAPLPDGAEVTMKGGGPFGFAPAEWTDDTSMAVPIAQALLEAASDAGSSSPAAPTMVVRAWTAWAEEAKDVGAQTSAVIAGARQLASAAGRSKVTAADFSAAAADFHARTGRSAGNGSLMRTAPLALAYLDREPASLMAEAGVLSALTHADQDAQEACGLWCVAIRAAVLTGRLDVRAGLPLLSAERAALWLERIEVAERSRPRDFSRNGWVVEAFQGAWSAIHFAGLSASGPARLRAALEEAVRGGRDTDTVAAIAGGLLGAAYGYTAVPFEWRRRLHGWPGLRVRDLMMLGMELGRGEGCRPAAWPRAEHQDYSMWGRTDALVQHPHDDGVWLGGVGSLSRVAEVGIDAVVSLCRLGTLDAPGVAPDDHATFWVVDSPVEADNAHAAFVLRDAAAAVERFRAEDKTVLLHCVRAESRTPTVAALYGARVAGITPLDALDDVRRVLPGASPNGLFLRLLKNLQTTQ; encoded by the coding sequence ATGAAACTGACCCCCTTGCAGAATGACCGCGCGGCCGGCGTCCTCGTCGCCCTGGCCGCCGGCGACGCCCTCGGCGCCGGCTACGAGTTCGGCGCGCCGTTGCCGGACGGCGCCGAGGTCACCATGAAGGGCGGCGGACCGTTCGGGTTCGCGCCGGCGGAGTGGACCGACGACACCTCCATGGCCGTCCCGATCGCCCAGGCGTTGCTGGAGGCGGCGTCCGACGCCGGGTCCTCCTCCCCCGCGGCGCCCACCATGGTGGTTCGGGCCTGGACAGCATGGGCCGAGGAGGCCAAGGATGTGGGCGCCCAGACCAGCGCCGTGATCGCGGGGGCCCGGCAGCTGGCGTCCGCCGCCGGGCGGAGCAAGGTGACTGCCGCCGATTTCAGTGCCGCCGCCGCGGACTTCCATGCCCGCACCGGCCGCAGCGCCGGCAACGGCTCGCTGATGCGCACCGCACCGCTTGCGCTGGCTTACCTGGACCGGGAGCCGGCGTCGCTGATGGCCGAGGCGGGGGTGCTCAGCGCGCTGACCCATGCCGACCAGGATGCGCAGGAAGCCTGCGGGCTCTGGTGTGTGGCCATCCGGGCGGCGGTGCTGACCGGACGGCTCGACGTCCGGGCCGGGTTGCCCCTGCTGTCCGCCGAGCGGGCTGCGCTGTGGCTGGAGCGGATCGAGGTGGCCGAGCGGTCCCGGCCGCGGGACTTCAGCCGCAACGGCTGGGTGGTCGAGGCGTTCCAGGGCGCCTGGAGCGCCATCCACTTCGCGGGCCTGTCCGCCTCCGGTCCGGCGCGCCTGCGGGCCGCGCTGGAGGAAGCGGTGCGCGGCGGCCGGGACACCGACACCGTCGCGGCCATCGCCGGCGGCCTGCTCGGTGCGGCCTATGGCTACACGGCGGTGCCATTTGAGTGGCGGCGCCGCCTGCACGGCTGGCCCGGGCTCCGGGTCCGCGACCTGATGATGCTCGGCATGGAGCTGGGACGGGGCGAGGGCTGCCGGCCCGCAGCCTGGCCGCGCGCCGAACACCAGGACTACAGCATGTGGGGCCGCACCGACGCCCTGGTCCAGCACCCGCACGACGACGGCGTCTGGCTGGGCGGCGTCGGGTCCCTTTCGCGGGTGGCCGAGGTGGGGATCGACGCTGTGGTGTCGCTATGCCGGCTGGGGACTTTGGACGCGCCCGGCGTGGCGCCGGACGATCACGCGACATTCTGGGTTGTCGACTCCCCCGTTGAGGCGGACAACGCCCACGCCGCGTTCGTGCTGCGCGACGCTGCGGCCGCCGTCGAACGCTTCCGCGCGGAAGACAAGACCGTGCTGCTGCACTGCGTCCGGGCCGAGTCCCGGACGCCGACGGTGGCCGCGTTGTACGGAGCTCGGGTTGCGGGGATTACGCCGCTGGATGCGCTGGATGATGTGCGTCGGGTCCTGCCTGGTGCTAGCCCGAATGGTTTGTTCCTGAGGTTGCTGAAGAATCTTCAAACGACCCAATAG
- a CDS encoding nuclease-related domain-containing DEAD/DEAH box helicase: MKCIPEKPEFGDGQLAEKVVWDALKSSLPDEVVLAHSVQLRDGRAEHEIDILVLWPGVGMAAIEVKGGRVSVENGQWYQSDRSGPHPIQSPVAQSQGSLHACKRWIGTQLGTPLTSRFAYMVAFPYTEVPRDWEMAGCPRSLVLDQGDIASPADAIRSAIEREGGGTTTLAPKYMERIVHRLAGNLDTASGLPLDAREIEDAQDHLTERQKVLLQATRSLPRIRFTGGAGSGKTWLALEKARILCKEGKRVGLFSYNKGISQYLQDRVAQWRHAQPAFTGEFHEYARRLGVADGTGPAYFEEELPQLLKDLAVSLPHQQRLDAIVVDEAQDFAPLWWEALLATTTDDAEIYAFLDDHQDVYRRWGDPSQRDASPLENLVTIHIDENLRNTRKIAETFKSFAGDHFTPRGSTGLPVRRVQCTTEDALDVAGDCIDALIDEGWANNQIAMLTTKERHPIHKEFFENGTTADYWREFHANESEFYGHVLGFKGLERSVIVLCVNGFKDLDRAAEQLYVGLSRARSLLVVVGDSELLGEAGGRDLKTALSRADVWAPATPVDR, translated from the coding sequence ATGAAGTGCATTCCGGAGAAGCCGGAGTTCGGTGACGGCCAGCTGGCGGAAAAGGTCGTCTGGGATGCGCTGAAGAGCAGCCTTCCCGACGAGGTTGTACTTGCCCACTCGGTCCAGTTGCGGGACGGACGCGCAGAACATGAGATCGACATCCTCGTCCTCTGGCCCGGCGTCGGGATGGCTGCCATAGAAGTGAAAGGCGGCCGCGTCTCTGTCGAAAACGGGCAGTGGTATCAGTCCGACAGGAGTGGGCCTCACCCGATTCAGAGTCCGGTGGCGCAATCTCAGGGCTCCCTACATGCCTGCAAGAGGTGGATCGGCACGCAACTCGGAACTCCGCTCACGAGCCGCTTCGCCTACATGGTGGCCTTCCCGTACACCGAGGTCCCCAGGGACTGGGAAATGGCGGGATGTCCTCGGTCATTGGTGCTGGATCAAGGCGACATCGCATCGCCGGCCGACGCGATCCGCAGTGCCATCGAGCGTGAGGGCGGCGGTACCACCACTCTCGCCCCGAAGTACATGGAACGAATCGTCCACAGGCTGGCGGGCAATCTCGACACCGCCTCGGGCCTGCCGCTGGACGCCAGGGAGATTGAAGATGCCCAAGATCATCTCACTGAGCGTCAAAAAGTGTTGCTGCAAGCCACAAGGTCTCTTCCCAGAATCCGATTCACTGGCGGCGCGGGAAGCGGAAAGACGTGGCTTGCCTTGGAAAAAGCCCGAATCCTCTGCAAGGAGGGAAAACGCGTCGGCCTATTCAGTTACAACAAGGGCATCAGCCAGTACCTCCAGGACAGGGTTGCGCAGTGGCGCCACGCCCAGCCAGCCTTCACCGGAGAGTTCCATGAATATGCCCGGCGGCTCGGGGTGGCGGACGGCACGGGACCCGCCTATTTCGAAGAAGAACTGCCGCAGCTGCTCAAGGATCTCGCGGTCAGTCTCCCGCACCAGCAGCGACTGGATGCCATCGTTGTTGATGAAGCTCAGGACTTCGCCCCGTTGTGGTGGGAAGCGCTGCTTGCTACGACGACGGACGACGCCGAGATCTATGCCTTCCTTGACGACCATCAGGACGTATACCGGCGGTGGGGCGACCCATCACAGCGGGACGCCAGCCCACTGGAAAACCTGGTGACCATCCACATCGACGAGAATCTCCGCAACACGAGGAAAATCGCGGAAACGTTCAAATCTTTTGCAGGTGACCACTTCACGCCCCGCGGCAGCACCGGCCTTCCTGTTCGGCGCGTTCAGTGCACCACCGAGGACGCCCTCGACGTCGCAGGTGACTGCATCGACGCACTGATCGACGAGGGATGGGCCAACAACCAGATCGCAATGCTCACCACGAAGGAACGCCACCCGATCCACAAGGAGTTCTTCGAGAACGGCACCACCGCGGATTACTGGCGCGAGTTCCACGCCAACGAAAGCGAGTTCTACGGCCATGTCCTGGGCTTCAAGGGCTTGGAGCGGTCAGTGATAGTCCTGTGCGTCAACGGCTTCAAGGACTTGGACCGGGCAGCCGAGCAGCTCTACGTTGGCCTGTCCAGGGCTCGCAGTCTCCTCGTCGTCGTTGGCGATTCTGAGTTGCTGGGGGAGGCCGGCGGGCGAGATCTCAAGACGGCCCTGTCGCGGGCTGACGTATGGGCGCCGGCGACGCCCGTCGATCGCTAA
- a CDS encoding LacI family DNA-binding transcriptional regulator, with protein MVTIRDVARHAGVSPATVSRVVNGLVGYSDETRERVETAVKSLSYETDHLARGLKTRQTSVIGLLAPMVSDALASQVMQGVEEEAQERGYAVMLGRTGAKSAYIAGYLRTLRTYRAAGVILISAVITPETRQLLGPNVPIISVAISDKSGSPSVAIDDEQAAYDATRHLLRLGHRRIGLLTGDPASIYVAQPRKRGYLRAMTEAGCTPVTATGSFFYESGAAGVDELLQQDPGLTAIFAMSDEMGAAVVNELQRRGLRVPEDVSVLGFDNTSTSRHVNPPLSTMAQPLEEMGRMAVKKLLRSRDLGPKIMPHRLIERGSTAPPNPTPASPTPTGPPPTD; from the coding sequence GTGGTCACCATCCGCGATGTCGCCAGGCACGCCGGCGTCTCCCCTGCCACCGTCTCCCGGGTAGTCAACGGCCTGGTCGGCTACTCCGACGAAACGCGGGAACGCGTCGAAACGGCCGTCAAGAGCCTCTCCTACGAAACGGACCACCTCGCCCGCGGCCTGAAAACCCGGCAGACCTCCGTGATCGGGCTGCTCGCGCCGATGGTGTCCGATGCCCTGGCCTCCCAGGTCATGCAGGGCGTCGAAGAAGAAGCCCAGGAACGCGGCTACGCCGTGATGCTGGGCCGCACCGGCGCCAAGTCCGCCTACATCGCCGGCTACCTCCGCACCCTGCGCACCTACCGGGCCGCCGGCGTCATCCTCATCTCCGCGGTGATCACGCCGGAGACGCGGCAGCTGCTGGGACCCAACGTCCCGATTATCTCCGTCGCCATCAGCGACAAATCCGGCTCGCCCAGCGTGGCGATCGACGACGAGCAGGCAGCCTACGACGCGACCCGTCACCTGCTGCGGCTCGGCCACCGGCGCATCGGCCTGCTGACCGGTGACCCGGCGTCGATCTACGTCGCCCAGCCCCGGAAACGCGGCTACCTCCGCGCCATGACCGAAGCGGGCTGCACCCCGGTCACCGCCACCGGCAGCTTCTTCTACGAAAGCGGCGCCGCCGGCGTCGACGAACTCCTGCAGCAGGATCCCGGCCTCACCGCGATCTTCGCGATGAGCGATGAGATGGGCGCCGCCGTCGTCAACGAACTGCAGCGGCGCGGGCTCCGGGTGCCGGAGGACGTGTCCGTCCTGGGCTTCGACAACACCTCCACCTCCCGGCACGTAAACCCGCCGCTGAGCACCATGGCGCAGCCGCTGGAGGAAATGGGCCGGATGGCCGTGAAAAAGCTGCTCCGCTCCCGCGACCTGGGCCCCAAGATCATGCCGCACCGGCTGATCGAGCGCGGCTCCACCGCGCCGCCCAATCCAACACCGGCCAGCCCAACACCCACGGGCCCACCACCCACCGACTAA
- a CDS encoding DUF4230 domain-containing protein, which yields MKFFKARVLLWPALLLVVLLGGGAAAAFASGGLNALGLKSLFGSSSSERDSQVVQAVTRVQEVALLRLHIEGIDRHESNGEFLGVAIPASEKTTLLQYRFDAKLGVDSSKVKIERTGPESLRVTIPESKFIGFDNLVFEDALERGNPLSWLAEPAVQNRMRDNVLSDENKQKYVTQNEEALKDQAKVFYRGIIASVAPEVTLDFEFAG from the coding sequence ATGAAGTTTTTCAAAGCAAGGGTGTTGCTTTGGCCGGCCTTGCTGCTCGTGGTGCTGCTGGGCGGGGGAGCGGCCGCCGCATTCGCATCCGGCGGACTGAACGCACTGGGCCTCAAGTCGCTGTTCGGCAGCAGCTCCAGCGAACGTGATTCCCAAGTGGTTCAGGCCGTCACGCGCGTGCAAGAGGTCGCCTTGCTCCGCCTTCACATCGAGGGCATCGATAGGCACGAAAGCAATGGGGAATTTCTCGGCGTGGCCATCCCCGCGAGCGAAAAAACCACTCTGCTCCAGTATAGGTTTGACGCGAAATTAGGCGTCGATAGCTCGAAGGTGAAGATCGAACGGACCGGTCCAGAGTCGTTGCGCGTGACTATCCCTGAATCCAAGTTCATCGGCTTTGACAATCTCGTGTTCGAGGATGCTCTGGAGAGGGGCAACCCGCTTAGCTGGCTGGCCGAGCCAGCCGTTCAAAATCGCATGAGGGACAACGTTCTCAGCGACGAGAACAAGCAGAAGTACGTCACCCAAAATGAAGAAGCCTTGAAAGATCAAGCCAAGGTGTTCTATCGGGGAATAATTGCCAGCGTCGCTCCCGAAGTTACCCTCGACTTTGAGTTCGCAGGGTAG
- a CDS encoding exodeoxyribonuclease V subunit beta gives MNDALHNVTMITASAGTGKTYSLMGEIAREINSGTKPSQILATTFTKKAAAELIDRVQAELFGQERPDAARQMSVSMVGTVNSVCSRLLQEYAVDAGLSPALQVIAEDEQLRIFQLATDAVFAEFTPRIQPLARRLGHDGEADIRGTDTDWRKIVRDITDAARSNRIAPSALTHSAAASWQGLQQVLGPAGLDDRATWSNQLLQGLMGLRGLAAEIAESGKTPPKNLLASIALLEPVLTHASPEEAPWRFWIEAAGVSNANAKRQLESYISAVDVELASNPAFQTELREFTELVFACAAACLDRFADFKRQYGLIDFADQETLVLDLLENNPEFRASITSRIKFMVVDEFQDTSPLQLQLFTKFAELVEKVVWVGDSKQAIYEFRGTDPELMKAVAARVESKTQLHDSWRSKESVIDLSNAISLAMFPELSEDEVQLTVPEARLDAAHPKNALGGAREAWTLAAKTVPDQRRAVAAGVVDLLQRRNFKGSDVAVLARSNDAVAAIAAELAALGVKATTNTSSLFAAREIQLVRAGMAFVASDDDTVALAELAHLHPDHPEFGRWVPALFDAAEPREELQRWAADPLVSGLVELRGLATVCTPTEIMEEVTARLGVARLIKSWSNPGTRLKNLDALRSLLEQYYESCAALGKPVTLSGSLKFLADADSTGSENFGDDVVNVLTYHKAKGLEWPAVVLASLDTEVVAKPWGVAVEGVDEIDVRDPLVGRWIRFWPWPFGTKGFKPLSGAADSSAVAQRVLARRQADSARVLYVGLTRSVSVTCLAAAKPAPASLNSLGTGQIVEWTEGTGSEGTLTVQGRDGEHTLAVEAFSYEPADGPANTDDGANVEYEDGLAVESPVSHEPARVTASSLESFGFAADVTEAAVLGPQLIPHGAAIWDQVGSAIHGYFALPLAEMDASVRLRAAHRLLDRWGAASAVGADVVVEAGERILAFLHQHYPGATATTEQSVAWRNADNQLMEGWIDLLLETPAGFVLVDHKSYPGKDPVGHIKDKYIGQMRGYAEAIGSITGRPVVEMLIHMPALGKVFRIG, from the coding sequence ATGAACGACGCACTGCACAACGTCACGATGATCACGGCCAGCGCCGGCACCGGCAAGACCTACAGCCTGATGGGAGAAATCGCGCGCGAAATCAACAGCGGCACGAAGCCCAGCCAGATCCTGGCCACGACCTTCACGAAGAAGGCCGCCGCAGAACTCATCGACCGGGTCCAAGCCGAACTCTTCGGCCAGGAACGCCCCGATGCCGCTCGGCAGATGTCCGTCAGCATGGTGGGCACTGTCAACAGCGTCTGCAGCCGACTGCTCCAGGAATACGCGGTCGACGCCGGGCTGTCGCCGGCCCTCCAGGTCATCGCCGAAGACGAACAGCTCCGGATCTTCCAGCTCGCCACGGACGCCGTCTTCGCAGAGTTCACTCCCCGGATCCAGCCGCTCGCCCGGCGGCTGGGACACGACGGCGAAGCCGACATCCGGGGCACCGACACCGACTGGCGCAAGATCGTCCGCGACATCACCGATGCCGCCCGCAGCAACAGGATTGCCCCCTCGGCGCTGACGCACTCCGCCGCGGCCTCATGGCAGGGGCTGCAACAGGTTTTGGGTCCGGCCGGCCTCGACGACCGGGCAACCTGGTCCAACCAGCTCCTCCAGGGGCTGATGGGCCTTCGCGGGCTGGCCGCAGAGATCGCCGAATCCGGCAAGACTCCACCGAAGAACCTCTTGGCCTCAATCGCCCTGCTGGAGCCGGTCCTGACCCACGCGTCGCCGGAGGAAGCTCCTTGGCGGTTCTGGATCGAGGCGGCCGGGGTCTCCAACGCCAACGCCAAACGACAGCTGGAGAGCTACATTTCTGCGGTCGACGTCGAGCTGGCTTCCAATCCGGCCTTCCAAACCGAGCTGCGTGAATTCACCGAACTGGTGTTTGCCTGCGCCGCTGCCTGCCTGGACCGGTTCGCGGACTTCAAGCGGCAATACGGACTGATTGACTTCGCGGACCAGGAAACCCTGGTTCTGGACCTGCTGGAGAACAACCCGGAATTCCGTGCCTCCATCACCAGCCGCATCAAGTTCATGGTGGTGGACGAGTTCCAGGACACCAGCCCGCTGCAACTCCAGCTGTTCACCAAGTTCGCCGAGCTGGTGGAGAAAGTGGTCTGGGTGGGCGACTCCAAGCAGGCCATCTACGAATTCCGGGGCACTGACCCGGAGCTGATGAAGGCAGTTGCCGCCCGGGTTGAGAGCAAGACCCAGCTGCATGATTCCTGGCGGTCCAAAGAATCCGTCATCGACCTCTCAAACGCGATCAGCCTCGCCATGTTCCCGGAGCTGAGCGAGGACGAAGTCCAGCTGACGGTCCCCGAAGCCCGCCTCGACGCCGCGCATCCCAAGAACGCCCTGGGCGGCGCCAGAGAGGCCTGGACACTGGCTGCCAAAACCGTGCCGGACCAGCGGCGTGCGGTCGCAGCCGGCGTCGTGGATCTGCTGCAGCGGCGTAACTTCAAGGGGTCCGACGTCGCGGTCCTCGCCCGGTCAAATGACGCTGTGGCGGCCATTGCCGCGGAACTGGCGGCGCTCGGAGTCAAGGCGACCACCAACACCTCCTCGTTGTTCGCCGCTCGGGAAATTCAGCTGGTCCGTGCCGGGATGGCCTTCGTCGCGTCCGACGACGACACGGTGGCCCTGGCCGAGTTGGCGCACCTGCATCCTGACCATCCCGAGTTCGGTCGCTGGGTCCCCGCACTGTTCGACGCCGCGGAGCCCCGGGAAGAGCTCCAGCGCTGGGCCGCCGACCCGCTGGTGTCCGGCTTGGTGGAACTTCGCGGCCTCGCCACGGTGTGCACGCCGACCGAAATCATGGAAGAGGTCACAGCGCGCCTTGGGGTTGCCCGGCTCATCAAGTCGTGGAGCAACCCGGGAACCCGCCTCAAGAATCTGGACGCGCTGCGCTCGCTGCTGGAGCAGTATTACGAGTCGTGTGCGGCGCTGGGCAAGCCCGTGACGCTGAGCGGGTCTCTCAAGTTTCTTGCAGATGCCGACAGCACCGGCAGCGAGAACTTCGGCGACGACGTCGTGAACGTACTGACCTACCACAAGGCCAAGGGGCTGGAGTGGCCGGCGGTTGTGCTGGCGAGCCTCGACACCGAGGTCGTAGCCAAACCGTGGGGCGTGGCTGTCGAAGGCGTCGATGAGATCGACGTCCGTGATCCCCTCGTCGGACGCTGGATCCGCTTCTGGCCCTGGCCGTTCGGCACCAAGGGATTCAAGCCTCTCTCCGGAGCGGCCGACTCCTCGGCTGTCGCGCAGCGGGTCCTGGCCCGGCGCCAGGCCGACTCGGCGCGCGTGCTCTACGTGGGCCTGACCCGGTCCGTCAGCGTGACCTGCCTGGCCGCCGCCAAGCCCGCGCCAGCTTCATTGAACTCGCTCGGGACCGGCCAGATTGTGGAGTGGACTGAGGGAACCGGTAGCGAAGGCACCTTGACTGTCCAAGGGCGCGACGGCGAACACACTCTCGCCGTGGAGGCCTTCAGCTACGAGCCTGCGGACGGACCCGCCAATACCGACGACGGCGCCAACGTCGAGTACGAGGACGGCCTGGCAGTCGAATCGCCGGTTTCGCATGAACCTGCCCGGGTGACCGCCAGCTCCCTGGAGAGCTTCGGCTTCGCTGCCGACGTCACCGAGGCGGCCGTCCTTGGCCCGCAGCTGATTCCCCACGGCGCGGCCATCTGGGATCAGGTGGGCTCCGCCATCCACGGCTACTTCGCCTTGCCCCTCGCCGAGATGGATGCCTCCGTCCGGCTCCGGGCGGCGCACCGTCTTCTGGATCGCTGGGGTGCGGCCTCCGCCGTCGGCGCTGACGTTGTGGTGGAAGCGGGTGAGCGAATACTCGCCTTCCTGCACCAGCACTACCCTGGCGCGACGGCCACCACCGAGCAGTCGGTTGCCTGGCGGAATGCTGACAACCAGCTCATGGAGGGGTGGATCGACCTCCTGCTGGAGACGCCAGCCGGCTTCGTGCTGGTGGACCACAAGTCCTACCCGGGCAAGGATCCTGTCGGTCACATCAAGGACAAGTACATCGGCCAGATGCGAGGGTATGCCGAAGCGATTGGGTCCATCACCGGGCGCCCCGTCGTCGAAATGCTGATCCACATGCCGGCACTGGGGAAGGTATTCCGGATTGGCTAA
- a CDS encoding PD-(D/E)XK nuclease family protein — translation MKVLFGLYLDRAPWTYRDSALGAVRLGPLGLAQLLQTRLGLTGPDARHSTRIRQFMARLAEQDSPEAWFHGSFSVDPWSTAIDLLNMRDELVTNGWTGLAPDGSSAKLKALATLEQSRLPLDRAFADFPLELIHELESEATAHWPLGISRLELQHPRASFPAIWTRLIGALERRGVTVMEPSVLTEPVGEVTVLVAKTEWEAAEHTARWLASAPKPAGKAGTDRSAVVASTSTALLDQELQRRGLPRIGVSSRSRWRAIDQIIPLFFTVIWGPVDVQLLGEFLNLPVGPVRRAAARHLLRALAAQPGTGGDAWLSALKDISSDDALGPVVAAELDQLLSIGLLADDGTVTGTAVVERAQWLRTQLSRRVQLYPQLESVLSQLNEFTALIDGPEPVNRKTIARILESVIPASASPLAGGEAAPWVTIHSLGELCDDVDSLVWWGCQDDGQVRSRHWDDAERQALLGAGVVLPDPAVLAELELPVAVNAARRSRRLLLVRAAEIGGEPTKAHPVLSSLAFSTLPSPLPGTPEENKKAVEHAVSAFSTTPAELVRDGVWRLAGRTAALTPVQPARTTPMPASHELGPRPEFMPDKLSYSQLSTLIGCSMKWILEKKGRLKVGDAQSVPTGNTMIGTLVHRVVEELFGELYAANRAVPEPAEVQAKLDQLVPHYASELLLPGRGSKLAGLRPIIENSVIKLFQTLQTQGVYIRATEHEFSKPALFNVNGTQIEVRVSGFIDVLAADQQAEPVVIDLKWTNRSKYRRDEITQGDAMQLALYHWALDDGPDPMSTVAEDAAMSYYMLKQGEFASTSNLFGPALASPASSRSTWRRSVRAAEFSISEVVGGRVLAAGRQELGSPAEQRDTATADGRLYQKPPCNFCDFSALCGLKGDLS, via the coding sequence GTGAAAGTTTTGTTTGGCCTGTACCTGGACCGCGCTCCATGGACCTACCGTGATTCCGCGCTCGGCGCCGTGAGGCTCGGTCCGTTGGGGCTGGCCCAGCTCCTGCAGACCCGGCTCGGGCTCACCGGCCCCGATGCCCGCCACTCCACACGGATCCGGCAGTTCATGGCCCGGCTCGCGGAGCAGGACAGCCCGGAGGCATGGTTCCACGGATCGTTCTCCGTCGATCCGTGGTCCACGGCCATCGACCTGTTGAACATGCGCGACGAACTTGTGACCAACGGGTGGACGGGCCTCGCCCCGGACGGATCCAGCGCCAAGCTGAAAGCCCTCGCTACCCTGGAACAGAGCCGGCTCCCCCTCGACCGCGCGTTCGCCGACTTCCCGCTTGAACTCATCCATGAGCTTGAGAGCGAAGCCACTGCCCACTGGCCGCTGGGAATCTCACGGCTTGAACTCCAGCACCCCCGCGCCTCGTTCCCCGCCATCTGGACCCGCCTCATCGGCGCCCTGGAGCGCCGCGGCGTCACGGTCATGGAGCCGTCCGTGCTGACGGAACCAGTGGGCGAGGTGACCGTCCTCGTCGCGAAAACCGAATGGGAAGCCGCCGAGCACACGGCCCGCTGGCTCGCGTCCGCGCCGAAGCCTGCAGGTAAAGCCGGAACTGATCGCTCGGCCGTCGTCGCCTCCACGAGCACCGCTCTGCTGGACCAGGAGCTGCAGCGCCGCGGACTGCCACGAATCGGTGTCAGCAGCCGTTCACGCTGGCGGGCCATAGACCAGATCATTCCCCTCTTCTTTACCGTCATCTGGGGACCGGTGGACGTCCAACTGCTGGGCGAGTTCCTGAACCTCCCGGTCGGCCCCGTCCGGCGCGCCGCCGCCCGGCATCTCCTCCGCGCCCTCGCCGCCCAGCCGGGCACCGGCGGTGACGCATGGCTGAGCGCCCTCAAGGACATCAGCAGCGACGATGCTCTCGGCCCCGTCGTAGCGGCAGAGCTGGACCAGCTTCTCAGCATCGGGCTGCTGGCGGATGACGGAACGGTCACCGGCACCGCCGTCGTCGAACGCGCCCAATGGCTGCGCACCCAGCTCAGCCGCCGCGTGCAGCTCTACCCCCAGCTCGAATCCGTCCTCAGCCAGCTCAACGAGTTCACGGCCCTGATCGACGGGCCCGAGCCGGTCAACCGCAAGACCATCGCGCGGATCCTGGAATCCGTCATTCCCGCCAGTGCCAGTCCCCTGGCCGGCGGCGAAGCGGCGCCGTGGGTGACAATCCACAGCCTCGGCGAACTGTGCGACGACGTCGACTCGCTCGTCTGGTGGGGGTGCCAGGATGACGGCCAGGTCCGGTCCCGCCACTGGGACGACGCCGAACGCCAGGCGCTGCTCGGCGCCGGCGTCGTCCTGCCGGATCCCGCTGTCCTGGCCGAGCTGGAACTCCCGGTGGCGGTGAACGCCGCGAGGCGCAGTCGCCGGCTCCTGCTGGTACGCGCCGCGGAGATCGGCGGGGAGCCAACGAAGGCCCACCCGGTGCTGTCCTCGCTGGCCTTCAGCACCCTCCCCTCGCCCCTGCCTGGAACCCCGGAGGAGAACAAGAAGGCGGTGGAACATGCCGTTTCCGCCTTCAGCACCACCCCCGCCGAGCTGGTGCGCGACGGCGTCTGGCGGCTCGCAGGCCGCACCGCCGCGTTGACACCGGTGCAGCCGGCCCGGACTACGCCGATGCCGGCATCCCATGAATTGGGTCCCCGTCCGGAGTTCATGCCGGACAAGCTCTCCTACTCGCAGCTCAGCACGTTGATTGGCTGCTCAATGAAGTGGATCCTGGAGAAGAAGGGCCGGCTGAAGGTAGGCGACGCGCAGTCCGTCCCCACCGGGAACACCATGATCGGCACCTTGGTCCACCGGGTGGTCGAAGAACTCTTTGGCGAGCTTTACGCCGCGAACCGGGCGGTACCGGAGCCGGCGGAGGTCCAGGCCAAACTGGACCAACTCGTGCCGCATTACGCCTCGGAACTGCTCCTGCCGGGCCGCGGCAGCAAACTCGCCGGCCTCCGGCCCATCATCGAAAACTCGGTCATCAAGCTTTTCCAGACCCTACAGACGCAAGGGGTCTACATCCGCGCCACCGAGCACGAGTTCAGCAAGCCGGCCCTGTTCAACGTCAACGGAACCCAGATCGAAGTCAGGGTCTCCGGCTTCATCGATGTCCTGGCCGCGGACCAGCAAGCCGAACCCGTCGTGATCGACCTCAAGTGGACCAACCGTTCGAAGTACCGCCGCGACGAAATCACCCAGGGCGACGCCATGCAGCTGGCCCTCTACCACTGGGCCCTGGACGACGGGCCGGACCCCATGTCCACCGTCGCCGAAGATGCTGCGATGTCCTACTACATGCTCAAGCAGGGAGAGTTTGCGTCAACCAGCAACCTCTTCGGCCCGGCCCTGGCCAGCCCCGCGTCCAGCCGGAGCACCTGGCGACGCTCGGTCCGCGCCGCCGAATTCTCCATCTCGGAAGTGGTCGGCGGGCGCGTCCTCGCGGCCGGACGACAGGAGTTGGGCTCCCCCGCTGAGCAGCGGGACACGGCGACGGCGGACGGCCGGCTCTACCAGAAGCCGCCCTGCAACTTCTGCGACTTCTCCGCACTTTGCGGTCTTAAGGGGGACCTGTCATGA